A region from the Desulfomarina profundi genome encodes:
- a CDS encoding tetratricopeptide repeat protein: MSSKLQNIESIAPVAGDGAEKKVTDSVQAEYEEGKRFLENNNPGQAAVALHNALVGFEKRDDESGVANACNQLGLVCLVKKEYDLALEHFQKTFAICDKSNDRMSLIAVSKNIIRAYRGLEQYDKAVSQALEVLDWYQDNRDPQGAVSTLELLAEIYIDSGNNNGAADAYRTAASIHKNFKHNNIAAGLIEKAERLEKEG; the protein is encoded by the coding sequence ATGAGCAGTAAGTTACAGAATATTGAGTCGATTGCTCCGGTTGCCGGGGATGGGGCGGAAAAGAAAGTGACTGATTCCGTGCAGGCCGAGTATGAAGAGGGGAAACGTTTTCTCGAAAATAATAATCCGGGTCAGGCGGCAGTTGCACTGCATAACGCCCTGGTCGGGTTTGAAAAAAGAGACGATGAGTCAGGAGTGGCCAATGCCTGCAATCAACTGGGTCTTGTCTGTCTGGTCAAAAAAGAGTATGACCTTGCCCTGGAACATTTTCAGAAGACGTTTGCAATCTGTGACAAGTCCAATGACAGGATGAGTCTTATCGCTGTTTCAAAAAATATCATTAGAGCTTATCGTGGTCTTGAGCAGTATGATAAGGCAGTATCACAGGCCCTTGAAGTTCTTGACTGGTATCAGGATAATCGCGATCCCCAGGGGGCCGTTTCAACCCTTGAACTGCTCGCTGAAATTTATATCGATTCTGGAAATAATAACGGTGCGGCGGATGCTTACAGGACGGCTGCTTCCATTCATAAAAATTTCAAGCATAATAATATAGCAGCGGGCCTTATTGAAAAGGCTGAACGTCTGGAGAAGGAAGGTTGA
- a CDS encoding FtsK/SpoIIIE family DNA translocase translates to MAPKTDQKRPGLKQEALAVFGIFVSLFIFLSLFSVSFELGTSWCGKIGLLLAGLLLDFTGWGAYMLPSLTLLLSLLFFRPRMSFDRLPQVIAGLSMALISFCGLLSSLAINDPKFLDTGGFLGRTGFVLLRSVIGSGGTVMVFSLFFLIALMLTTQFSLYESVRLVWQIIRKFFSLFKKDPRKKETEKQKRTVKHKNNQEKKKKKMIGEQEPVVGTQAVPELKEFSTGVKRSREDEEFAARPVARGDWKLPPLSLLSKNKQVHAKVEKEVYYKLSKQLEQKLKNFGVSGKVVGISPGPVVTTYEYAPAPGIKINKIVGLADDLALGLKVSSVRVVGSVPGKAALGVEIPNENREIVYIRDLIGSEDYRQNQNKLSIALGLDVVGNLSMANLAKMPHLLIAGATGAGKSVGINTIIASILYNATPEEVRFLMIDPKRIELSGYEGIPHLLHPVVVDPKLASRALNWAVREMERRYRLLEESKVKSFDSYNEHNEEKLPYIVIVVDELADLMMVASKDVEAAIARLAQMARAAGMHMILATQRPSVDVLTGLIKANFPTRISFKVSSKIDSRTILDTSGAEHLLGAGDMLFLAPGTSRIKRIHGAFISESETSDIVDFWKKQGSSSYDDEVIEEIERDGNDKDGSGSDEYDERYDEAVAIVTEAGQASISMVQRRLRVGYNRAARMIEQMEKDGVIGPADGAKPRQVIVRNSYD, encoded by the coding sequence ATGGCTCCCAAAACTGATCAGAAACGACCGGGGCTGAAGCAGGAGGCACTGGCCGTTTTTGGAATCTTTGTCTCACTTTTTATTTTTCTCAGTCTTTTTTCCGTAAGTTTTGAACTGGGCACTTCCTGGTGTGGGAAAATCGGTCTTCTCCTTGCCGGGTTGCTGCTCGATTTTACAGGCTGGGGTGCCTATATGCTTCCCAGTCTAACTCTGCTGCTGTCCCTTCTTTTTTTCAGACCAAGGATGTCCTTTGACAGGCTTCCCCAGGTCATTGCCGGCCTTTCCATGGCCCTTATCTCCTTTTGCGGACTGCTGTCCAGTCTGGCAATCAATGACCCGAAATTCCTCGATACCGGTGGGTTCCTGGGGAGAACCGGCTTTGTTCTCCTGCGGTCTGTCATAGGCAGTGGTGGTACTGTCATGGTTTTCAGCCTTTTTTTTCTGATTGCACTTATGCTGACTACCCAGTTTTCTCTCTATGAAAGCGTCAGACTGGTCTGGCAAATTATCAGGAAATTCTTTTCTCTTTTTAAAAAGGATCCCCGGAAAAAAGAAACCGAAAAACAGAAGCGAACAGTAAAACATAAAAACAATCAGGAAAAGAAAAAAAAGAAAATGATCGGGGAGCAGGAACCGGTCGTGGGAACACAGGCAGTCCCAGAATTGAAAGAGTTTTCGACGGGTGTCAAAAGGAGCCGGGAGGATGAAGAATTTGCGGCCAGGCCAGTGGCGAGGGGAGACTGGAAACTGCCGCCGCTGTCGCTTCTCAGCAAAAACAAACAGGTTCATGCCAAGGTGGAGAAGGAAGTTTACTATAAACTTTCCAAGCAGCTTGAGCAGAAATTAAAAAATTTTGGAGTATCGGGAAAGGTTGTAGGTATTTCTCCTGGTCCTGTGGTTACAACGTATGAATATGCTCCCGCCCCCGGTATAAAAATAAATAAAATTGTGGGTCTTGCGGATGACTTGGCCCTGGGGCTGAAAGTCAGCTCAGTGAGAGTCGTGGGGTCAGTTCCGGGAAAAGCAGCTCTTGGTGTAGAAATTCCAAATGAAAACAGGGAGATTGTATATATTCGCGACCTGATTGGTTCGGAGGATTACCGGCAAAATCAGAATAAGCTTTCCATTGCCCTTGGGCTTGATGTCGTCGGCAATCTGTCCATGGCAAATCTGGCAAAAATGCCTCATCTTTTGATTGCGGGAGCAACGGGTGCCGGTAAGAGTGTGGGGATCAACACCATTATTGCCTCAATTCTATACAATGCCACGCCGGAAGAAGTTCGTTTCCTGATGATTGATCCCAAGAGAATTGAGCTTTCAGGATATGAGGGGATACCACATCTTCTTCACCCGGTTGTAGTTGATCCCAAGTTGGCCTCACGTGCTCTGAACTGGGCCGTGAGAGAAATGGAGAGGCGGTACAGGCTGCTGGAGGAAAGCAAGGTTAAATCATTTGATTCCTATAATGAACATAACGAGGAAAAGCTGCCGTATATAGTGATAGTAGTGGACGAACTTGCTGATCTTATGATGGTGGCATCAAAGGATGTTGAGGCGGCCATTGCACGGCTTGCTCAGATGGCAAGAGCGGCGGGGATGCATATGATTTTAGCAACCCAGCGTCCTTCGGTCGATGTCCTGACCGGATTAATCAAGGCCAATTTTCCCACAAGGATATCATTTAAAGTTTCATCAAAAATTGATTCCAGGACGATTCTCGATACTTCAGGGGCCGAGCATCTTCTCGGAGCCGGTGATATGCTCTTTCTTGCGCCGGGTACTTCAAGGATCAAGCGGATTCACGGGGCGTTTATTTCCGAGAGTGAGACATCGGATATCGTCGATTTCTGGAAAAAACAGGGCAGTAGCAGTTATGACGATGAGGTGATCGAGGAAATCGAACGGGATGGAAATGATAAGGATGGTTCCGGAAGTGATGAATATGACGAACGCTACGATGAGGCTGTTGCCATTGTTACGGAAGCGGGACAGGCGTCCATTTCTATGGTGCAGCGGCGCTTGAGGGTCGGCTATAACAGGGCTGCGAGAATGATTGAGCAGATGGAAAAAGATGGTGTAATCGGCCCTGCTGATGGAGCAAAACCGCGGCAGGTTATAGTGCGGAATAGCTACGATTAA
- the nusB gene encoding transcription antitermination factor NusB — protein MGTRRKSREAALQFLYQNDFVAVADVGDEGALLDSYGLFCSLYQVNRKARPYGYDLIKGVLSELESIDSIIEKCATHWRLPRLAPTDRNLLRIAVYEMLHVGDVPPEVAINEAVEVAKRFGGDESPRFINGVLDAVRAHLQ, from the coding sequence ATGGGAACACGTCGGAAATCGAGAGAGGCAGCACTGCAGTTTCTCTATCAGAATGATTTTGTTGCAGTGGCAGATGTGGGTGATGAGGGGGCTCTGCTGGATAGCTATGGCCTTTTCTGCTCTTTGTACCAGGTGAACAGAAAGGCACGACCCTATGGTTATGACCTGATTAAAGGAGTTTTATCTGAACTGGAATCAATTGATTCAATCATTGAGAAATGTGCCACCCACTGGCGGCTGCCCAGATTAGCACCAACCGATAGAAATCTGTTGCGCATTGCGGTGTATGAAATGCTTCATGTTGGGGATGTACCGCCGGAGGTGGCTATAAATGAAGCAGTGGAGGTTGCCAAACGATTTGGGGGTGACGAGTCTCCCAGGTTTATAAATGGAGTTCTTGATGCAGTACGAGCTCATCTTCAGTAG
- a CDS encoding ATP-binding protein, which produces MRSLFIKIFLSFLLITLLASVTTAAISYWAQIGPYAQLKNRLEQHQYQSVLHTMAVTGIAAVKILETGGEQELVSYLIEIEQDADDHIFIVKADGRTFSGRELPSGAADLVESVHRSADIQYIIEETAIIVAKPFEVPGWKETVLIGTIPRITWPPSFPQGIQNRKQFNDFSFHFPFGLPLLIMMLVAATGCYLLARSLTAPVRYLRAAVQQMAKGDFSVRISLPLGRKDEIADLSRDFNTMIERIAFLIEAQKRLLRDISHELRSPLTRMNVSLELVRRQPENAESYLLRIEKESDRLNDLIGQLLTLTRLEGKVDNKEKEQLNVSELVEEIAGDANFEAAGLDRRVQLGTLDNAMVLGSREMLGRALENVIRNGLHYTAAGTVVDVEVVQDEGHVTIRIRDHGVGVPEDKLEQIFKPFYRVAESRNRDSGGNGIGLAIAKQAVLMHGGSIEARNHTDGGLVVVLRLPLQNGT; this is translated from the coding sequence ATGCGCAGCCTTTTTATTAAAATATTTCTGAGTTTTCTGCTTATCACACTTCTGGCAAGTGTTACAACTGCGGCGATTTCCTACTGGGCACAGATTGGTCCCTATGCCCAGTTGAAAAATCGCCTGGAGCAGCATCAGTACCAGTCTGTTCTCCACACCATGGCGGTGACAGGGATTGCAGCAGTAAAAATATTGGAAACTGGTGGTGAGCAGGAGCTTGTCTCTTACCTGATCGAGATTGAGCAGGATGCTGATGACCATATTTTTATAGTCAAGGCAGACGGTCGTACGTTTTCCGGCAGGGAGTTGCCCTCTGGTGCAGCTGATCTTGTTGAATCAGTCCATCGTTCTGCTGATATTCAATATATTATAGAGGAAACAGCAATTATTGTGGCAAAGCCTTTTGAAGTTCCAGGCTGGAAAGAAACTGTTTTGATCGGAACTATTCCCAGAATCACCTGGCCGCCTTCTTTTCCACAGGGAATACAGAACCGGAAACAGTTTAATGACTTTTCTTTTCATTTCCCGTTTGGGCTGCCGCTTCTTATCATGATGCTTGTGGCTGCCACCGGCTGTTACCTGCTGGCCAGATCATTGACTGCCCCGGTTCGTTATCTGCGTGCTGCGGTTCAGCAGATGGCCAAGGGAGATTTTTCGGTTCGCATTTCCCTGCCTCTCGGACGGAAAGATGAAATTGCTGATTTGAGCAGGGATTTCAACACCATGATTGAACGGATAGCATTTCTGATTGAAGCGCAGAAACGCTTACTGCGAGATATTTCCCATGAACTGCGTTCCCCTTTAACCCGAATGAATGTGTCGCTGGAACTGGTTCGGCGGCAACCGGAAAATGCAGAATCTTATTTGCTGCGAATTGAAAAGGAGTCGGACAGATTGAACGACCTCATCGGGCAGCTGCTCACCCTGACCAGGCTCGAAGGAAAGGTGGACAATAAGGAAAAGGAACAGCTGAACGTCTCGGAGCTGGTTGAGGAGATAGCAGGCGATGCCAATTTTGAAGCAGCCGGTCTTGACCGAAGGGTGCAGCTTGGAACTCTTGATAATGCCATGGTTCTGGGATCCAGAGAGATGCTCGGCAGGGCGCTGGAAAATGTGATTCGCAATGGTTTACATTACACCGCAGCAGGAACAGTTGTTGACGTTGAGGTTGTACAGGATGAGGGGCATGTGACAATACGCATCAGAGATCATGGTGTTGGCGTGCCTGAGGACAAGCTTGAGCAGATTTTTAAACCGTTTTACAGGGTGGCAGAATCGCGGAATCGGGACAGCGGCGGGAATGGTATAGGCCTGGCCATTGCAAAACAGGCGGTATTAATGCATGGTGGAAGCATTGAAGCCCGCAACCATACAGATGGAGGACTTGTTGTTGTATTGCGTCTGCCATTGCAGAACGGGACATGA
- a CDS encoding bifunctional 3,4-dihydroxy-2-butanone-4-phosphate synthase/GTP cyclohydrolase II, which translates to MAVSPIEEVIEDIRNGKMIILVDDEDRENEGDLYMATEAVDAEAINFMATYGRGLICLTLCGELVDKLQLPMMVNDNKSPYGTGFTVSIEARTGVSTGISAADRARTIQAAVAPDAKPGDLISPGHIFPLRARDGGVLVRTGQTEGSVDISRLAGLTPAGVICEIMNDDGTMARMPDLEKFAEKHNLKIATIADLVEYRLREDVLIKREAEARIPTEHAGEFKAVIYTNSVDSHEHIALVKGDISQVERVLVRVHSECLTGDVFGSSRCDCGLQLKAAMKMIDQEGAGIVLYMRQEGRGIGLVNKLKAYCLQDNEGMDTVEANHKLGFKSDLRDYGIGAQILRDLGVKKMAILTNNPKKIVGLEGYGIEVVERIPLEMPAGEENKGYLLCKRDRMGHLIAVED; encoded by the coding sequence ATGGCTGTGAGTCCAATTGAAGAGGTAATTGAGGATATCAGGAATGGCAAGATGATAATTCTTGTCGATGACGAAGACCGTGAAAATGAGGGTGATCTTTATATGGCAACCGAGGCCGTTGACGCCGAGGCCATTAATTTCATGGCAACCTACGGCAGGGGCTTGATCTGCCTGACGCTGTGTGGAGAGCTTGTGGACAAGCTGCAGCTTCCCATGATGGTGAATGACAATAAGTCTCCTTACGGCACCGGTTTTACGGTCAGTATAGAGGCACGGACAGGTGTTTCCACCGGGATTTCAGCGGCCGACAGGGCACGTACGATCCAGGCTGCTGTTGCCCCTGATGCTAAGCCCGGCGATCTTATCAGCCCCGGTCATATTTTCCCTCTCAGGGCCAGGGATGGTGGCGTGCTGGTCAGAACCGGGCAGACGGAAGGCTCTGTTGATATCTCCAGGCTGGCTGGACTGACTCCTGCCGGTGTCATTTGTGAAATCATGAACGATGACGGTACAATGGCCCGCATGCCGGATCTTGAAAAATTCGCTGAAAAACATAATCTCAAGATTGCGACAATTGCCGATCTTGTCGAATACAGATTGCGTGAAGATGTCCTGATTAAACGGGAAGCCGAGGCAAGGATACCCACGGAACATGCGGGAGAATTTAAGGCAGTTATTTATACGAATTCTGTAGACAGCCACGAACATATCGCTCTTGTCAAAGGGGATATCAGCCAGGTTGAAAGGGTCCTTGTCCGGGTTCACTCCGAGTGTCTTACCGGAGACGTGTTTGGTTCTTCCCGGTGTGATTGCGGGTTGCAGCTTAAAGCGGCGATGAAAATGATTGATCAGGAGGGAGCCGGGATTGTCCTCTATATGCGTCAGGAGGGAAGAGGAATAGGTCTGGTGAATAAACTCAAAGCCTACTGCCTTCAGGATAATGAAGGAATGGATACAGTTGAGGCAAACCATAAACTCGGCTTTAAAAGTGATTTGCGGGATTACGGTATAGGAGCCCAGATTCTGCGGGATCTCGGCGTAAAAAAAATGGCTATCCTGACCAATAATCCCAAGAAGATTGTCGGGTTGGAAGGATACGGTATTGAGGTTGTTGAGCGTATTCCGCTGGAGATGCCTGCCGGAGAAGAAAACAAGGGATATCTTCTCTGTAAGCGGGACCGCATGGGGCATCTTATAGCTGTTGAAGATTGA
- a CDS encoding riboflavin synthase, whose product MFTGIIEGVGRLVAKKSVGGGLVFAIEAGFDLRDPVEGESIAVSGTCLTAYNIKGRSFQADVSPETLKRTRLGLLNQGDNVNLERALKLSDRLGGHMVAGHVDCMARVKTIEKAGEYTIFTFSLTPELDRYVIEKGSITIDGVSLTVNSCRPGIFAVSIIPHTLAVTTLGELTVGDRVNIEVDLIGKYVEKLLFSSKDRNIENKGEGIGPGFLAKHGFV is encoded by the coding sequence ATGTTTACCGGAATAATAGAGGGGGTTGGCAGACTCGTTGCAAAGAAATCGGTTGGTGGTGGTCTTGTGTTTGCCATTGAGGCCGGATTTGATCTTCGAGATCCTGTGGAGGGAGAATCCATTGCAGTCAGTGGAACATGTCTGACAGCCTATAATATAAAGGGTCGCAGTTTTCAGGCTGATGTTTCTCCGGAAACCCTCAAGCGCACCCGACTTGGTTTGCTCAATCAGGGTGACAATGTCAACCTGGAGCGGGCACTGAAGTTGTCTGATCGACTTGGAGGGCATATGGTGGCCGGTCATGTGGACTGTATGGCCAGGGTAAAAACCATAGAGAAGGCCGGGGAGTATACAATCTTTACCTTTTCTCTTACTCCGGAACTGGACAGGTATGTGATTGAAAAAGGGTCCATTACCATTGACGGTGTCAGTCTGACAGTGAACAGTTGCAGGCCTGGTATTTTTGCTGTTTCCATAATTCCTCATACCCTGGCGGTCACGACGCTGGGAGAGTTGACGGTGGGTGACAGGGTAAATATAGAAGTTGATCTTATAGGGAAATATGTGGAGAAGCTTCTTTTTTCATCGAAAGATCGGAATATTGAGAATAAAGGGGAAGGTATCGGACCCGGTTTTCTGGCAAAGCATGGATTTGTATAA
- a CDS encoding tetratricopeptide repeat protein — protein sequence MSEQLQEDLSKVIAELEKKCKEHPNSVMAFHHLGLVYMKAGRIDEAIKALETAIEIDDLSCESMINLGAIYFGRGNLEKARKLNENAVKVQPENAQAHTNLGLIYQQSNELDKAIASYEKALQCDPKLANIWMNLTSVLTMKGEDERAEKAARKGLELDPDSSLGHNNLAVALYFNGKYSEAKEHLDKAKELGYSVDPKFAASLAEKLG from the coding sequence ATGTCTGAACAGCTGCAGGAAGATTTATCCAAAGTAATAGCGGAACTGGAAAAAAAATGCAAGGAACACCCCAACTCTGTAATGGCCTTCCATCACCTGGGTCTGGTGTATATGAAGGCGGGCAGGATTGACGAGGCCATAAAAGCTCTCGAGACAGCCATTGAGATTGATGATTTAAGTTGTGAGAGCATGATTAATCTTGGAGCAATCTATTTCGGCAGGGGTAATCTTGAAAAGGCAAGGAAACTTAATGAGAATGCCGTGAAAGTACAGCCGGAAAATGCCCAGGCACATACCAATCTTGGTCTGATTTATCAACAGAGCAATGAGCTTGATAAGGCCATTGCTTCGTATGAAAAAGCCCTGCAGTGCGATCCGAAACTTGCCAATATCTGGATGAACCTCACCTCGGTTCTGACCATGAAAGGGGAAGATGAGCGTGCTGAGAAAGCGGCAAGAAAGGGGTTGGAGCTGGATCCCGATTCTTCGCTTGGTCATAATAATCTGGCCGTTGCCCTGTATTTCAACGGAAAATATTCAGAAGCGAAAGAACACCTGGATAAGGCAAAGGAACTGGGTTACTCAGTTGATCCCAAATTTGCCGCCAGTCTTGCGGAAAAGCTCGGCTGA
- a CDS encoding bifunctional riboflavin kinase/FAD synthetase → MKIYRDIGEISSPLKGACVTIGNFDGVHLGHQQLFAEVVKSVSKKNGTSVAITFDPHPLQILLPQGIKLISTIEQKIELVEMAGIDVLLVIPFTLEFAKTTAEYFVEHYLVEKLGLKELVVGYDYAFGKGRSGNIEFLRRQGEKFGFPVKIINPFYEKGELVSSTKIRQLVMNGRMADACALLGRYYQIRGTVRVGRQRGGKEIGFPTANLKFDREDLVPKHGVYVTQVICEGHCYGGILNIGRNPTFGEDQLVAETHIFNFNKDIYGKPIKVNLIKFLRSERKFPGVKELAAQIEKDVKQAKQILHAEKDKLQSTCGERFNR, encoded by the coding sequence ATGAAAATTTATAGAGATATTGGTGAGATCAGCAGCCCACTGAAGGGAGCTTGCGTAACCATAGGAAATTTTGACGGTGTACATCTTGGTCACCAGCAGCTTTTTGCAGAGGTTGTGAAAAGTGTGTCGAAGAAAAACGGGACAAGTGTGGCGATAACTTTTGATCCACATCCACTTCAGATTTTACTGCCGCAAGGGATAAAACTGATTTCGACCATTGAGCAGAAAATTGAACTGGTGGAGATGGCCGGTATAGATGTTCTGCTTGTCATCCCCTTTACCCTTGAGTTTGCGAAAACCACTGCTGAATATTTCGTGGAGCATTATCTGGTGGAAAAGCTCGGGCTGAAGGAGCTTGTAGTCGGTTATGATTATGCCTTTGGCAAAGGGAGGAGCGGTAATATTGAGTTTCTCAGGAGACAAGGAGAAAAATTTGGTTTTCCGGTTAAGATAATTAATCCTTTTTATGAAAAAGGTGAACTTGTCAGTTCCACGAAAATACGGCAGCTTGTGATGAATGGAAGGATGGCGGATGCCTGCGCTCTTCTGGGAAGGTATTATCAGATTCGCGGGACGGTTCGTGTCGGCAGACAGCGTGGGGGAAAAGAGATTGGTTTTCCCACGGCCAACCTGAAGTTTGATCGGGAGGATCTTGTGCCCAAGCATGGTGTTTACGTCACCCAGGTCATATGTGAGGGGCATTGTTATGGAGGAATCCTCAATATCGGTCGCAATCCGACTTTCGGGGAAGACCAGCTGGTGGCGGAGACGCATATTTTTAATTTTAACAAAGATATTTACGGTAAACCCATAAAAGTCAATCTGATTAAATTTCTCAGAAGTGAGCGTAAATTTCCCGGTGTGAAGGAACTGGCCGCTCAGATTGAAAAGGATGTCAAACAGGCAAAACAGATTCTCCATGCAGAAAAAGATAAATTACAGTCAACCTGCGGGGAAAGGTTCAATCGTTGA
- a CDS encoding DVU0298 family protein → MAKDIVTTDPWCPFCGQKVGRATDSPERQMYEFPMGECQCGAVYACEATGHNVGAAMVEALMYACDGNSDFAWELLPEEDYLTGRIENYDERTHQVVAKKNIDGRAVRGVLYFVRLHTDVSEIAKKIQQKNREITNETLQALLKEDRAEIEPLPEKDTVRKKITKRQIKGLVSQGDVEGLVALCFGDKKGLRLLQRLLYDPVEENRWYVAWITGRVCARLSSREPGQVSELLHRLFEACSDSAATPWGMVETIGYIVSMRPDIFGAFARHLLNYIHEPSTRTQVLWALAEVSKNRPDLIRNLPFYSLFDFLQHPDAGVRGNCVRLMGNIRAKEVRGKLAELQEDGEEFIYYKDGEPVSMTVGKAAVDAIRAVDG, encoded by the coding sequence ATGGCTAAAGATATAGTAACAACAGATCCCTGGTGTCCGTTTTGCGGGCAGAAGGTAGGCAGGGCAACGGACAGCCCGGAGAGGCAGATGTACGAATTTCCCATGGGGGAGTGTCAGTGTGGGGCTGTATATGCCTGTGAGGCAACCGGTCACAATGTGGGGGCGGCCATGGTGGAAGCACTCATGTACGCCTGTGACGGCAACAGCGATTTCGCCTGGGAGCTTCTTCCGGAAGAGGATTATCTGACCGGACGGATAGAGAATTATGATGAGCGGACCCATCAGGTCGTTGCCAAGAAAAATATCGATGGAAGGGCCGTTCGCGGGGTGCTTTATTTTGTTCGTTTGCATACTGATGTCTCTGAAATTGCAAAAAAAATACAACAGAAAAACAGGGAAATCACCAACGAAACACTCCAGGCTCTTCTGAAAGAAGACAGGGCGGAGATTGAGCCGCTTCCGGAGAAAGACACGGTCAGGAAAAAAATCACCAAAAGACAGATTAAAGGGCTGGTCAGCCAGGGTGACGTGGAAGGTCTTGTTGCCCTCTGTTTCGGGGATAAAAAAGGACTTCGTCTCCTGCAGAGACTTCTCTATGACCCGGTGGAAGAGAACCGCTGGTATGTGGCCTGGATCACGGGGCGGGTCTGTGCCAGGCTGTCAAGTCGTGAACCGGGGCAGGTGTCGGAACTCCTTCACAGGCTGTTTGAGGCCTGTTCCGACTCTGCGGCAACTCCATGGGGAATGGTGGAAACCATCGGTTATATTGTTTCCATGCGACCGGATATTTTTGGAGCGTTTGCCAGGCATCTTCTCAATTATATCCACGAACCCTCCACCCGGACTCAGGTGCTCTGGGCATTGGCTGAAGTCTCAAAAAACCGGCCTGACCTGATCAGAAACCTTCCCTTCTACAGTCTTTTTGATTTCCTGCAACACCCTGATGCAGGTGTACGGGGTAACTGTGTGCGTCTTATGGGGAACATCAGGGCAAAGGAAGTCAGGGGAAAACTTGCGGAATTGCAGGAAGATGGTGAGGAATTTATATATTATAAGGACGGGGAACCTGTATCCATGACAGTTGGCAAGGCTGCTGTGGATGCTATTCGTGCCGTTGATGGGTAA
- the aprB gene encoding adenylyl-sulfate reductase subunit beta, with protein MPSYVDPSKCDGCKGGDKTACMYICPNDLMVLNVEEMLAYNQEPDACWECYSCVKICPQGAIFVRGYDDFVPMGGQVHPMRSSDSIMWTVKFRNGTMKRFKFPIRTTAEGAANAYVGEKGANLDDECLLLESDLPTPK; from the coding sequence ATGCCAAGTTATGTAGATCCTTCCAAATGTGATGGCTGCAAGGGTGGAGATAAAACCGCATGCATGTACATCTGTCCGAACGATCTGATGGTTTTGAACGTTGAGGAAATGCTGGCGTATAATCAGGAGCCTGATGCGTGCTGGGAATGTTACTCTTGCGTTAAAATCTGTCCGCAGGGCGCTATTTTTGTGCGGGGTTATGATGACTTCGTGCCGATGGGCGGCCAGGTTCATCCGATGAGATCTTCCGATTCCATCATGTGGACTGTTAAATTCCGTAATGGAACCATGAAACGCTTCAAGTTCCCGATTCGCACCACCGCTGAAGGTGCTGCCAATGCTTATGTGGGTGAAAAAGGCGCTAACCTGGACGACGAATGTCTGCTCCTTGAAAGCGATCTTCCTACCCCTAAATAA